The Vibrio tapetis subsp. tapetis genome segment CGCTCACTTAGGCTCGACCCTGAAGTGGCAGCAGTCGCTGTCACTACTACTCCTTTAGCTTGGCCTAAAAATGTAGAAGAGTCTCAACATATATCTGGGATGCTTCCAGCGTTAGGTATGCATCCTCAACTTATTAGCGCTCGATATAAAGATCACGATTCATTTTCTAAATATGTAAAAGACGCTTTTATTGTAGGTGAAGTTGGATTAGATGGGTCAGCGGCATTCAAAGATAGCTTAGATTCACAAGAAGAGGTTCTCTCGAAAATACTAAAGCTAAGCTCAGCAAGCGAAACAACGAAAATACTGTCAATTCACAGTCTTAAAGCAGAAAGTAGAGTTATAAAAATTCTAAACACAGAAATGAACACGGCTTCATTAACACCAATAATGCATTGGTTTACGGGCTCGTTATTACAAGCTAGCAAACTTTTAGATCTTGGCGCTAAATTCTCTTTCAATCATAAGATGGTCAAAACTAAAAAAGGTAAAAGCTTACTTGCTCACATCCCAAAGGAAAGTATTTTGATCGAAACCGATTTACCCTTTACTGCTAAGACCTATGACTCCAGTTTCCACAAATCCTTACTGGAAGAAACAACTATAGAACTAGCAATATCATTGGGTGTTTCTAGTGACGATTTTACAGCGGATCTTCTGAAAAACTCTAAACAGTTGCTAGGTAGTACCTAAAACGAATTAAACATCTTACAATCAGGGCAACACTTGTTGCCCTGATTAATAGCTCACGATTAGAGTTATTCATTCAGACCTTTGTCTTTCATTTCATGCACTGAAAAGCTCAACTCACCCTGTAACTCATAAACACGATACATCAAAGTATTGTTGATACTTTCCAGCTCTTTTAATCGAGCATTGAGCTCATCTCTCTCTTTTCTATATTTCACCTTGAGATTCTCTTCTCTTTTCAGATCAGCTTTAAATTTATCGACAACGCTCGCCTCCACTGAAGTTGGAGCGGTTGATAAACAATCTGAGGTAGGGTTGTTCAGATTATTGTTGTATTTCTCAATTGTGGGGTTGGCTGTCTCATTTATAAAGGTTTTGAATTTATGAATGTAGCTTTGTCCTAAACCTGCTTCTCGATTAATCTTATTTAATGTAAGTCTCCCCGTAGCTTTTACTCGCTCAGGCTTACCTTCTAACAAACGTTCCAGAGCGTCTTGCAGACGCTCTACTGCTGGTTTATTCATGTGATCACCTCTGTGTCCATAATTTCCCCCTGAAACGGAATGAACGCTATCCCATGCTTTTTCAGCGTTAGTTCTTCTATCTGAATTTTTTGTTTGAGACCAGCTAAGATTGAACTTTTTAGTTTGTCACCAGTGTTAATAGCTTGAAACTTAGCAACCAATCGCTCCCTTTGTTTTGCTATTTTTTTCGCACCTTTATCTGTGACAACTTTATGAGCACATTCCTTCACCTCGGCCCTGAAAGGCTCAGTGCCGCACACGCGATCACATGATGCATTTGTACAGTAGGCTCCACTGGGTAGCTGAATTATGTGGAAATCGCCAGAGCGAATATGCTCCTCGATATCCTCTCTAGTCATTATGATACTTTGACCACTATCGAGTATTCTAAGTCGTTCTTGCTTAATACTCTCTCCTTGAGCACCACTTAGGTATTCGCTGCCGTTATATATATCATCAAACAAATCGACCCCTAAATCTATTCCTTCCTCATCCATCTCGTCCAACAAGTCTTCATCAAGTAATATATCATTCATCCTTGCGAGGTAAGCATTGTTAGCATAGTAATCACTCATATTGATGTTCGCATGTTTGTATTGAAATTTGATTCCTGATGCAGAACCAAAACCATACCTAACAAACAGTACTGCAAATGTTCTTCTAAAGTCATGAGAACTCATATAAGCAAATGTACTTCCTAGCTTTAATTGTCCTTCCCGAGCTGGGTTTAACTGATCGAATTCATCTACATCTTCTTGAGTTGCCTTGTAGTTGAACCACTTATTCATAAAGTTCTGAAGATGTTTAAAAACATAAAATACGTAATTATCTGAGTCTTGATGTATTGCGGTAGGAACCAAAAAAGCCGATTTCAATTGCTTTCTCATATGCTTGATATTCTCAGGTGATAAGCCTTGCTTTTCTTTTTCATTCACCCTGTTCATATAGAGAGCACGAGTAGATTCCATCATATCGTAAGCAAGTTCCAGTGCAGATTGGGCAATAGGATGTGATTGCCACGTTACGACTTCAGGTATCCCATCATTACCTTTTGTAGTCTCTCCTTGTAACAACACAACACGCTTACCATTTATGAGAATAGGTTTAATGCTATCTTTATTCAGACTCAAAGCTTCACCAATTCTTGCTCCAGAGAACGCTAAAACCACGATGATACAATTCGTCAAAATCTCACTTAAAGACTGAGCCTTCAGGTTTACGGTAAAATCAGGGATGCTGTGAGAAATGCCTTTGACAGCTCTAGCGAATCTCTTATCAATGGCTTTGGAACTATTAGCCAAGAATTTAGCTCTGCTACTTTGTTGTACAACTTCGCCATTCGCTATTCTTTCTTTTAAATCATAAGCCTCTTCCATGACGCGTGATATTTCATGACGATGCCCATAATACTTTTCGACAACTCGAAGGGAATGGTTCAACATACTCTGGAACATCTTTGAAGGGATAGCGACACTTTGCTTAACTCCCTGTTGTTTTGCACATTTGAGCAAAGCCTTCGAATCAACAAACGTCTCAATTACTCTCAAATGACTAAGTTTATTTAGTACACCGATTATTGGATATACTACTCCCTTACCAAGCTTGAGCTCTTTCAATTGACGTAGGAAATTTTTAAATTTTCGTGGGTCATCCAAATCACGCCATGATGTACTATTCAAACAGTTTGCAACGTGCTGTAAAGAAAACTTATGCCTATCCATCATACTGACAGATAAAGGTAAAGTTTGCGTTTGTCTTGAGTCGTGATAGAGCTTATATAGTACGTCTTGAATTTCCCTAACATGTTGTTGATTAGTAGCCCTGAATGTCATTTTAAGTCGCTTATTTACAGCAACAACATTAACTGTTGAGAAATCCCATTCTTCGACATGATAAGGTTTATCTGTTGAACCCAGCTCATCTAACCCAGGGAGTAAAAAAGCAACCTGCGATTTTTGCAAAGGAAATGGCGACAGAATATCTTGTGTCACTATTTTTGTATGATCAACCATCAAAATGTCTCCAGCAAATCAATTAAGCTGTATGCATCGCTATAGAGCGGGTGGGGAGCTTCTCTATGCATCTCTGAAGCTTCTGCGTAATTTTCAGGCGAAACCTCACTGAACCGCCTTAAGATGGATGCAATAGTGTTGCACAACCTGTGAAACTTATCCGTTGGTAGGCTATTTATAGATGGATAACCTTTCATTTCGTCGAGAGTATCGTTGAAAGAAAGCATCAACCAAATATCTTCAACCTCCGCAACTAAACGATGATGAGAACACTCAAAACAACCAAGGAAGTCAGTACATACATCTTCTGGCAGGTCGATTCCATTAAGTTCTAAATTTTTTTTTATACTCTTGGCTTTGCCTTGCTTAGCATCTTTACAGCGAGTACCTATCGGTGTTTGTCGGTCATTTTCTGTATCCCGTAATCTTTTGTAATCGTAATTACTAAGAACATCAGAAAATTCGTATTTCGCCTCATTTACGGCATCATGAATACTCTTAACACCTTGAGCGAAATCAAACATAGCCGTATGTGAGGCAGCAATATTATTACGATGATCCGTTTCGTGACCACTTCCATAACTTGCCGCAATCACCGACACTGAATTGTTTGCAGACATAGAAACTAACCAAATATCTTCGGTAACTTTCATTAATGTATCAATTTTAGTTTGACGTAATTTCGATGGATTAATATGGGCAAGACCTAACAGCTTCGTTAATTGATTGATGTGCTTCTGAGGGGTACTTTGCCCTGCCTCAATAAAACTTTTCACGGTTCCTGATTCACTGAAGTAAGGGAATAACCAATCTGTACCAGATTCTATTTGTAAGCTCTGAGAAACCTCTAGCCACTGATTAAAAAACGCCTGAACATGCGGTTTAAAACCGAGAGAAGTATCGAAGCCTAGATAGTTAGCTCTCGCCTTATTCATGTCAAAGTAAACTTTGCCATTCATTCTCGTAGCAAATCTGATATCACCAAAACGAAGGTTTAGAATTGGTGACGTATTTTGTCCTGTGAGACAAAAAGTCAGCATGGTGGCAAGCCGAGAGAAGTGGTTATAAAAGGAAAAAATCCCATATCCATTCTTCACAGCTCTTTTGAATGTAATTTTGTTCTTTCTTTTTGCTAGGCTACTCCACCCTTCATCATCCGCAGTTTTGTTAAACAGGCTTTCATTCCAAAAAGGATGTACGTTAGGACTAGAACCTTCTT includes the following:
- a CDS encoding TatD family hydrolase, whose product is MISDKIKYIDFHCHCDLLPGFESRSLRLDPEVAAVAVTTTPLAWPKNVEESQHISGMLPALGMHPQLISARYKDHDSFSKYVKDAFIVGEVGLDGSAAFKDSLDSQEEVLSKILKLSSASETTKILSIHSLKAESRVIKILNTEMNTASLTPIMHWFTGSLLQASKLLDLGAKFSFNHKMVKTKKGKSLLAHIPKESILIETDLPFTAKTYDSSFHKSLLEETTIELAISLGVSSDDFTADLLKNSKQLLGST